A window from Gammaproteobacteria bacterium encodes these proteins:
- a CDS encoding PAS domain-containing protein has translation MQSISQRGSFNRQVSEESTMSDGQSSSGGSKPSRDTEQVRSALNHVMTPIILVDRDLKITFANEASKALLKAQESNLQKVYPDFKADKVMGACIDQFHKDPKRIRKLLDDPANLPHEADIHIGPLTFKINVTAQMDSKGNYIGSTLQWDDVTAQRANEAQIARLQSSVDGAMTAMMMIDRDLNVTYVNEATRELLKTHEATLREAFPGFRADQVVGACIDMFHKDPAHQRKLLGDPKNLPYSTDIQVGPLTFAINVTAQMDPQGNYIGATLEWSDVTEKRADEERVARLQTAVDGAMTAMMMIDRDLKITYVNQATRELLRKHEKTLREAFPGFDAEQVVGACIDMFHKNPAHQRKLLGDPRNLPYSTDIQVGPLTFAINVTAQIDRRGNYIGSTLEWKDVTELRAQEALNADYRGQIQAISKSQAVIEFNMDGTIITANDNFLKTV, from the coding sequence ATGCAGAGCATTTCCCAGCGTGGATCGTTCAATAGACAAGTATCGGAGGAGTCGACAATGAGCGACGGGCAAAGCAGCAGCGGCGGCAGCAAACCATCTCGCGACACCGAGCAAGTGCGTTCGGCACTGAATCACGTCATGACCCCCATCATCCTGGTGGACCGGGATCTGAAAATCACCTTCGCCAACGAGGCCAGCAAAGCCTTGTTGAAAGCACAGGAAAGCAATCTGCAAAAAGTCTATCCGGATTTCAAAGCGGATAAAGTAATGGGGGCCTGCATCGATCAGTTCCACAAGGACCCCAAGCGCATCCGCAAACTGCTGGACGATCCCGCCAATCTACCCCACGAGGCGGATATCCACATCGGCCCCTTGACCTTCAAGATCAACGTTACCGCGCAAATGGACAGCAAGGGGAACTACATCGGTTCCACCCTGCAATGGGATGACGTGACCGCGCAGCGGGCCAATGAAGCGCAGATCGCCCGCCTGCAAAGCTCGGTGGACGGCGCCATGACCGCCATGATGATGATCGACCGCGATCTCAACGTGACCTATGTCAACGAGGCCACCAGGGAGTTGCTCAAAACCCATGAAGCCACCTTGCGGGAGGCGTTTCCGGGTTTTCGCGCCGATCAGGTGGTGGGTGCCTGCATCGACATGTTCCACAAAGACCCGGCCCATCAGCGCAAGCTGCTGGGTGATCCGAAGAACCTGCCCTATTCCACCGACATCCAGGTGGGACCGCTCACCTTCGCCATCAATGTCACGGCGCAGATGGATCCGCAGGGGAACTACATCGGCGCCACCCTGGAATGGTCCGATGTGACCGAGAAGCGGGCCGACGAGGAGCGGGTGGCGCGGCTGCAGACAGCAGTGGACGGCGCCATGACCGCCATGATGATGATCGACCGCGATCTCAAGATCACCTATGTCAACCAGGCCACCAGGGAGTTGTTGCGCAAACACGAGAAAACCCTGCGCGAGGCCTTCCCGGGCTTCGACGCCGAGCAGGTGGTGGGTGCCTGCATCGACATGTTCCACAAAAACCCGGCCCATCAGCGCAAGCTGCTGGGTGATCCGAGGAACCTGCCCTATTCCACCGACATCCAGGTGGGGCCGCTCACCTTCGCCATCAATGTCACGGCGCAGATTGACCGGCGGGGCAACTACATCGGCAGCACCCTGGAGTGGAAGGACGTCACCGAGCTGCGCGCCCAGGAGGCGCTTAACGCCGACTACCGGGGGCAGATCCAAGCCATCAGCAAATCCCAGGCCGTCATCGAGTTCAACATGGACGGCACCATCATCACCGCCAACGACAATTTTCTCAAAACCGTGG
- a CDS encoding iron ABC transporter permease: MWQGSAAGWPGPCQRDAGKHAVMGRRHFGILGLLAGAVVLCAAVPLLFVGYSSVELSATRWAGLWSSRLPELLWNTLLLAVLVAVGSLVLGVSSAWFIARREFPGRRLALWLMVLPLAVPTYVFAHIYTTLLAEDGWLGSAWRGVFGDAVPVPDLYHAGGVALILALAGYPYVFLLVHGALRRSNRSLEEAARIQGATAGQVFRRITLPLLRPAIAASLAVVVLHVLSDFGAVSMLRYQTFTLSIYLQMSGRFDYEAAAGLSLVLVFLSLTFLVLERFFRRRSRYYAGAQSAVVRAKAASRGELVIIGLWLGHIVLFAVLLPLAWMLRWSWDAWRQELIGAEFWSYATNSVTVAFFAATAAMVAALPVGFFHVRRPSFLSGTFVQLSSVGFVLPGPVIALGIITALLVLLPPLYGSFAALVLALVIRFLPLAVQAEEAAMQQLTPAVEQAGRVHGAGALENLWRVVLPMIRSGLAVAWVLVFIDALKELPATLILRPIGFDTLPVRIWIEASEEMLELAAPAALMLVLASLPALWIIMRGQR; encoded by the coding sequence ATGTGGCAGGGATCGGCGGCCGGGTGGCCGGGTCCCTGCCAACGAGACGCCGGTAAGCATGCAGTAATGGGGCGAAGACACTTCGGGATACTCGGCCTGCTGGCGGGAGCGGTGGTGCTGTGCGCGGCCGTCCCTCTGCTGTTTGTGGGCTACAGCAGCGTTGAACTGTCTGCCACCCGGTGGGCCGGTTTGTGGAGCAGCCGGCTGCCGGAACTGCTGTGGAACACCCTGTTGCTGGCAGTGTTGGTGGCCGTCGGCTCATTGGTGCTGGGCGTGTCTTCGGCGTGGTTCATCGCCCGGCGGGAATTTCCCGGCCGGCGCCTTGCCCTGTGGCTGATGGTGCTGCCCCTGGCCGTGCCCACTTATGTGTTTGCCCACATCTACACCACCCTGCTGGCGGAGGACGGCTGGCTGGGCTCGGCTTGGCGCGGCGTGTTCGGTGACGCCGTGCCCGTTCCCGATCTTTACCACGCCGGCGGTGTGGCGCTGATTCTCGCCCTGGCCGGCTATCCTTACGTGTTTTTGCTGGTGCACGGGGCGCTGCGCCGCTCCAACCGCTCCCTTGAGGAAGCGGCCCGCATTCAGGGGGCAACGGCCGGGCAGGTGTTCCGGCGCATCACCCTGCCCTTGTTGCGCCCGGCCATCGCTGCCAGTTTGGCGGTGGTTGTGTTGCACGTGCTGTCCGATTTCGGCGCCGTGAGCATGCTGCGTTACCAGACTTTCACCCTGAGCATCTACCTGCAGATGAGCGGGCGCTTCGACTACGAAGCGGCGGCAGGTCTGAGTCTGGTGCTGGTGTTTTTGAGTCTCACATTTTTGGTGCTGGAACGCTTTTTCCGCCGCCGCAGCCGTTACTATGCGGGCGCCCAAAGCGCTGTGGTGCGCGCCAAAGCGGCCAGCCGCGGTGAACTGGTGATCATCGGCTTGTGGCTGGGCCACATCGTTTTGTTTGCCGTGTTGCTGCCCCTGGCATGGATGCTGCGTTGGAGCTGGGATGCCTGGCGGCAGGAACTGATCGGCGCGGAATTCTGGTCCTACGCCACCAACTCCGTTACCGTGGCCTTTTTTGCCGCCACCGCCGCCATGGTGGCTGCCCTGCCCGTGGGTTTTTTTCACGTCCGCCGGCCGTCGTTTCTGAGCGGCACGTTCGTGCAGCTGTCCAGTGTGGGCTTCGTGTTGCCGGGGCCGGTGATTGCCTTGGGCATCATCACCGCCTTGCTCGTGTTGCTCCCACCTTTGTACGGAAGCTTCGCCGCGTTAGTGTTGGCGCTGGTCATCCGCTTCCTGCCGCTGGCGGTGCAGGCGGAAGAAGCGGCAATGCAGCAACTCACCCCTGCCGTGGAACAGGCCGGCCGGGTGCATGGCGCCGGAGCGCTGGAAAACCTGTGGCGCGTGGTTCTGCCCATGATCCGCAGCGGCCTGGCGGTGGCCTGGGTGCTGGTGTTCATCGACGCCCTGAAGGAACTGCCCGCCACCTTGATTCTGCGTCCCATCGGTTTCGACACCCTGCCGGTGCGCATCTGGATCGAGGCCAGCGAAGAAATGCTGGAGCTGGCCGCACCCGCTGCGCTGATGCTGGTCCTTGCTTCCCTGCCGGCGCTGTGGATCATCATGCGCGGCCAGCGTTAG